The sequence TGGATCTCGGGTGGGTTCGGTCGGAGATATCGGTACTGGCCGACCTCCTGGTCGGGTACAGCACCAACCGGACGACGGACTACCTGCAGGCCCAAGTCGACGAACACGACGCCCTGGAGGCGCTCGAAGCCGCCGGCGAGTCCGGGCCGGTCGATCCCCCGCTCGTGAACTCCTGGGACGTGAGCCTCCTGCCGGACACGTTCGACGTCGACGTCTTCGACGTGGCCGACATCGTCGGCGACCTGGTCGAGGATCTGCTCGACCGGGCCGTCGACGCGCTCGTCGGCTTCCTGCCGGACTGGGCCATCGACGTGCTGGAGGGGATCGCCGGCTCGCTCGTGGGGTTCATCCGCGACGCGCTCGACATCGGCGACGACGCCGCCGAGTGGCTCTCGGACATCATCGGGGTGAGCCTGGATGTCCCCGGAATCATCATCGAAATGCTCGACGAGTACTTCATCGACTACCCGGTGTTCCGCATCGAGGACCCGTTCCCGGTGCTGGACTGGTCGCCGCCGCTGGGCGACCCGACGATGGGCAACGAACCGCGACTCATTCCGGTCACGGTGCCCATCGAGGCACTCGACTTGGACCTCACCGAAACCGAGGTCGTTCTCACGGCGACCGTCGGAGTGTACCAATGACCACCACTACCGCACCCGGGCTGAACCGCTATCTGTTCACCGAGACGGGCGCCGACAGCGCCGCCGTGAACGTGCTCGGAACCCTCGTCCACCGGTTCCCCGACGAGGGCGACTACCTGATCAGGGTTCGTCGGGACGGCGAACTCGTCGGCTCGCGGCTCCTGGCCGTGAGCGACGACTACCACACCATCCAGGCGACTTACGACCTCGCGTCGTTCGACGACGCCGACGCCGGATCCGACCCGGAGGGCTGCTCCTGTGAGGGAGAGTTCGACTGCATCCGCGAGGACGGCGTCGCGGTCTTCCACGTCGGGAGCGGCCCCGGCGGCTACTCGATCACCGTGGATCCGGTGGGTGAGCGCCGGGAGCGCCGGGAGTTCGACAGCGACGAACTGGTCGAGGACGACCTGTTCTCGGTGCTGCTGTTGCGCCCCGGCCGGTACACCGCCCGGAACGAGGTCGACGGCGCCGAGGTGGCCGTCACGGTCCGGTACCCCGACGGCCGGATCGACGCCGCCCGGCAGGACGCCGAGCTCGTCACCGTCGACGACGAGGGATTCGACGCCGAGGCGATCGAGCTGGACCCCGCTCGGGGGGTGAGCTTCCTGATAGAGGCGCCGGCACGGATCGTGGTCGAACTCGACGCCGCCGACGAGCGCGCCGGCGACGACGTCGGCCCCACGAAGGTCGGTCGCCGGTCGCCGACGCTCACGGTCGGATCGGTGGTGCCGTTCGAGCCCGCCGATTTCTCCGAACGCGAGGTCGAGGCACAGCTCGAAAACGTCACCAGCGCCAACGACCTCCGGGCGTTGTTGGTGGCGGAGCGCCGCGGGAACGACCGGAGCACCGTCGTCGAGGCGATGCGCGGGAAGCTCCGTGACACCGTTCGGCGGAACCGATCGCCGTAGCGGTCTCGAAGGGGGTCGGGATCCGGACGACCGCCCAGCCGGCCCCCGTCTATCGCCCACGACGTTGTCACGACCGGCGAACCTTTGATGCCGCCGGCGACCGTACTTGCCCGTATGGACTGCAGAGTCGTCGTCGAGGCCGCCATTCCGGTGTACGACGTGACGACGCCCGAGGAGGCCATCCGGATCGCCATCTCGAAGACCGGCGGGATGCTCAACCCCGACCTGAGTTACGTCGAGATCTCGATGGGCTCCCGAACCTCCCCCGACGGCGAGGAGCTTCCCCCGGCGTTCATCGCGGCCGACGAGGCGCTCGTCGCCCTGGAGTTGGAGATGACCGTGTTCAACGTCGAACAGGAGGAACACGCCTCCCGAATC comes from Halobellus ruber and encodes:
- a CDS encoding DUF555 domain-containing protein, whose protein sequence is MDCRVVVEAAIPVYDVTTPEEAIRIAISKTGGMLNPDLSYVEISMGSRTSPDGEELPPAFIAADEALVALELEMTVFNVEQEEHASRIARKEIGQRLENVPLKVLSVEEIEGSDDSDDADAGTDTGDEDPTSDGGEDDLIPEFDELVEDG